One Echeneis naucrates chromosome 1, fEcheNa1.1, whole genome shotgun sequence DNA segment encodes these proteins:
- the psip1a gene encoding PC4 and SFRS1 interacting protein 1a isoform X1 produces the protein MFQLANSSSMARDWKPGDLIFAKMKGYPHWPARIDEVPDGAVKPSNIKFPIFFFGTHETAFLGPKDIFPYMPNKEKYAKPNKRKGFNEGLWEIENNPKVELTAPKPVHPESFSEKDSDSNPEGEEDVDDKGIRSKVPGIETEQENENEEEEEEEEEEEEEEEEEGSLISEQGLQDQDGAAQKESPDVLKPKRGRKKKSDTDQENEKDDAPASPVSPSGGDGPKRRGRKPKSEKMILLQQQDQQGSGGEMETAESERKRKRAPEDKSKNGEEETRKKREDSKGKDAEVKEPEAKRKKQTKDDSSSGSDDDEKNKGRKKQQSSENDKDVRRRKADELRELNKDDGKKNEERAGVKKKEMSTDLKLQRLHSEIKISLKIDNPDVKKCLEALDEIGSLQVTTQHLQKHSELIATLKKIRRFKASQDIMDKATMLYNKFKSMFLVGEGDSVLSQVLNKSLVEQRQHEEAKKGALKRVEQAKENSSDKMVNGDISPDISDKKQELGRENLLDDTPAGENHSVPKAQEEST, from the exons ATGTTTCAGCTTGCTAACAGCTCCAGCATGGCCAGAGACTGGAAGCCTGGTGATCTGATCTTTGCCAAGATGAAGGGATATCCTCACTGGCCCGCTCGG ATTGATGAAGTCCCGGACGGTGCTGTGAAGCCATCCAACATCAAGTTTCCCATCTTCTTCTTTGGCACCCATGAAAC AGCATTCCTTGGTCCCAAAGATATCTTTCCATATATGCCCAACAAAGAGAAGTATGCCAAGCCCAATAAGAGGAAAGGCTTCAACGAAGGATTGTGGGAGATTGAGAACAACCCAAAAGTTGAACTCACTGCACCCAAG CCAGTTCATCCAGAATCCTTCTCTGAAAAAGATTCAGACAGCAAcccagaaggagaggaagatgtGGATGACAAGGGGATAAGATCCAAA GTTCCGGGAATTGAGACTGAGCAGGAGAatgagaatgaggaggaggaggaggaggaggaggaggaggaggaggaggaggaggaggaagggtcACTGATCTCTGAGCAGGGTCTTCAGGACCAGGAT GGTGCTGCTCAGAAAGAGTCCCCAGATGTTCTTAAACccaagagaggaagaaagaaaaag AGCGATACTGACCAGGAGAATGAAAAAGATGATGCTCCGGCTAGCCCTGTCAGCCCCTCAG GTGGAGATGGTCCCAAACGAAGAGGCAGGAAGCCCAAAAGTGAGAAGAtgattctgctgcagcagcaagacCAGCAAGGCTCAGGCGGTGAAAT GGAAACTGCTgagtcagagaggaagagaaagagagcaccAGAGGACAAGTCTAAgaatggagaggaggagacgagaaagaagagggaggacagCAAAGGAAAGGATGCAGAGGTGAAGGAGCCTGAAGCCAAAAGGAAGAAGCAGACCAAAGATGACAGCTCCTCTGGCTCTGACGATGATGAG aaaaataaaggcagaaagaaacagcaaagctcagaaaatgacaaagatgTTCGGCGGCGGAAAGCAGATGAATTAAGAGA GCTGAACAAAGATGatgggaagaaaaatgaagagagagcAGGCGTTAAGAAGAAAG AAATGTCAACTGATTTGAAACTTCAGAGACTGCACAGTGAAATCAAGATTTCCCTGAAAATTGACAACCCT GATGTCAAGAAGTGCCTTGAGGCTTTAGATGAAATTGGATCCCTTCAGGTCACAACTCAGCACctacagaaacacagtgaaCTCATCGCCACGCTCAAAAAG ATTCGCAGATTCAAGGCCAGTCAGGACATCATGGACAAGGCCACCATGTTGTATAACAAGTTTAAAAGCATGTTTCTGGTTGGAGAAGGTGACAGTGTCCTCAGCCAGGTACTCAACAAGTCTTTAGTCGAACAGAGGCAGCATGAAGAGGCTAAGAAAGGAGCCCTGAAGAGAGTTGAGCAAGCTAAGGAAAACAGCTCAG ATAAGATGGTGAATGGTGATATTAGCCCAGACATCTCAGATAAGAAGCAGGAGTTGGGGAGAGAGAACCTGTTAGATGACACCCCAGCTGGAGAGAATCACAG TGTCCCAAAAGCTCAGGAAGAGTCGACCTGA
- the psip1a gene encoding PC4 and SFRS1 interacting protein 1a isoform X3: MFQLANSSSMARDWKPGDLIFAKMKGYPHWPARIDEVPDGAVKPSNIKFPIFFFGTHETAFLGPKDIFPYMPNKEKYAKPNKRKGFNEGLWEIENNPKVELTAPKPVHPESFSEKDSDSNPEGEEDVDDKGIRSKGAAQKESPDVLKPKRGRKKKSDTDQENEKDDAPASPVSPSGGDGPKRRGRKPKSEKMILLQQQDQQGSGGEMETAESERKRKRAPEDKSKNGEEETRKKREDSKGKDAEVKEPEAKRKKQTKDDSSSGSDDDEKNKGRKKQQSSENDKDVRRRKADELRELNKDDGKKNEERAGVKKKEMSTDLKLQRLHSEIKISLKIDNPDVKKCLEALDEIGSLQVTTQHLQKHSELIATLKKIRRFKASQDIMDKATMLYNKFKSMFLVGEGDSVLSQVLNKSLVEQRQHEEAKKGALKRVEQAKENSSDKMVNGDISPDISDKKQELGRENLLDDTPAGENHSVPKAQEEST; encoded by the exons ATGTTTCAGCTTGCTAACAGCTCCAGCATGGCCAGAGACTGGAAGCCTGGTGATCTGATCTTTGCCAAGATGAAGGGATATCCTCACTGGCCCGCTCGG ATTGATGAAGTCCCGGACGGTGCTGTGAAGCCATCCAACATCAAGTTTCCCATCTTCTTCTTTGGCACCCATGAAAC AGCATTCCTTGGTCCCAAAGATATCTTTCCATATATGCCCAACAAAGAGAAGTATGCCAAGCCCAATAAGAGGAAAGGCTTCAACGAAGGATTGTGGGAGATTGAGAACAACCCAAAAGTTGAACTCACTGCACCCAAG CCAGTTCATCCAGAATCCTTCTCTGAAAAAGATTCAGACAGCAAcccagaaggagaggaagatgtGGATGACAAGGGGATAAGATCCAAA GGTGCTGCTCAGAAAGAGTCCCCAGATGTTCTTAAACccaagagaggaagaaagaaaaag AGCGATACTGACCAGGAGAATGAAAAAGATGATGCTCCGGCTAGCCCTGTCAGCCCCTCAG GTGGAGATGGTCCCAAACGAAGAGGCAGGAAGCCCAAAAGTGAGAAGAtgattctgctgcagcagcaagacCAGCAAGGCTCAGGCGGTGAAAT GGAAACTGCTgagtcagagaggaagagaaagagagcaccAGAGGACAAGTCTAAgaatggagaggaggagacgagaaagaagagggaggacagCAAAGGAAAGGATGCAGAGGTGAAGGAGCCTGAAGCCAAAAGGAAGAAGCAGACCAAAGATGACAGCTCCTCTGGCTCTGACGATGATGAG aaaaataaaggcagaaagaaacagcaaagctcagaaaatgacaaagatgTTCGGCGGCGGAAAGCAGATGAATTAAGAGA GCTGAACAAAGATGatgggaagaaaaatgaagagagagcAGGCGTTAAGAAGAAAG AAATGTCAACTGATTTGAAACTTCAGAGACTGCACAGTGAAATCAAGATTTCCCTGAAAATTGACAACCCT GATGTCAAGAAGTGCCTTGAGGCTTTAGATGAAATTGGATCCCTTCAGGTCACAACTCAGCACctacagaaacacagtgaaCTCATCGCCACGCTCAAAAAG ATTCGCAGATTCAAGGCCAGTCAGGACATCATGGACAAGGCCACCATGTTGTATAACAAGTTTAAAAGCATGTTTCTGGTTGGAGAAGGTGACAGTGTCCTCAGCCAGGTACTCAACAAGTCTTTAGTCGAACAGAGGCAGCATGAAGAGGCTAAGAAAGGAGCCCTGAAGAGAGTTGAGCAAGCTAAGGAAAACAGCTCAG ATAAGATGGTGAATGGTGATATTAGCCCAGACATCTCAGATAAGAAGCAGGAGTTGGGGAGAGAGAACCTGTTAGATGACACCCCAGCTGGAGAGAATCACAG TGTCCCAAAAGCTCAGGAAGAGTCGACCTGA
- the psip1a gene encoding PC4 and SFRS1 interacting protein 1a isoform X4: MFQLANSSSMARDWKPGDLIFAKMKGYPHWPARIDEVPDGAVKPSNIKFPIFFFGTHETAFLGPKDIFPYMPNKEKYAKPNKRKGFNEGLWEIENNPKVELTAPKLPVFQDSDSNPEGEEDVDDKGIRSKGAAQKESPDVLKPKRGRKKKSDTDQENEKDDAPASPVSPSGGDGPKRRGRKPKSEKMILLQQQDQQGSGGEMETAESERKRKRAPEDKSKNGEEETRKKREDSKGKDAEVKEPEAKRKKQTKDDSSSGSDDDEKNKGRKKQQSSENDKDVRRRKADELRELNKDDGKKNEERAGVKKKEMSTDLKLQRLHSEIKISLKIDNPDVKKCLEALDEIGSLQVTTQHLQKHSELIATLKKIRRFKASQDIMDKATMLYNKFKSMFLVGEGDSVLSQVLNKSLVEQRQHEEAKKGALKRVEQAKENSSDKMVNGDISPDISDKKQELGRENLLDDTPAGENHSVPKAQEEST; the protein is encoded by the exons ATGTTTCAGCTTGCTAACAGCTCCAGCATGGCCAGAGACTGGAAGCCTGGTGATCTGATCTTTGCCAAGATGAAGGGATATCCTCACTGGCCCGCTCGG ATTGATGAAGTCCCGGACGGTGCTGTGAAGCCATCCAACATCAAGTTTCCCATCTTCTTCTTTGGCACCCATGAAAC AGCATTCCTTGGTCCCAAAGATATCTTTCCATATATGCCCAACAAAGAGAAGTATGCCAAGCCCAATAAGAGGAAAGGCTTCAACGAAGGATTGTGGGAGATTGAGAACAACCCAAAAGTTGAACTCACTGCACCCAAG CTTCCTGTCTTTCAAg ATTCAGACAGCAAcccagaaggagaggaagatgtGGATGACAAGGGGATAAGATCCAAA GGTGCTGCTCAGAAAGAGTCCCCAGATGTTCTTAAACccaagagaggaagaaagaaaaag AGCGATACTGACCAGGAGAATGAAAAAGATGATGCTCCGGCTAGCCCTGTCAGCCCCTCAG GTGGAGATGGTCCCAAACGAAGAGGCAGGAAGCCCAAAAGTGAGAAGAtgattctgctgcagcagcaagacCAGCAAGGCTCAGGCGGTGAAAT GGAAACTGCTgagtcagagaggaagagaaagagagcaccAGAGGACAAGTCTAAgaatggagaggaggagacgagaaagaagagggaggacagCAAAGGAAAGGATGCAGAGGTGAAGGAGCCTGAAGCCAAAAGGAAGAAGCAGACCAAAGATGACAGCTCCTCTGGCTCTGACGATGATGAG aaaaataaaggcagaaagaaacagcaaagctcagaaaatgacaaagatgTTCGGCGGCGGAAAGCAGATGAATTAAGAGA GCTGAACAAAGATGatgggaagaaaaatgaagagagagcAGGCGTTAAGAAGAAAG AAATGTCAACTGATTTGAAACTTCAGAGACTGCACAGTGAAATCAAGATTTCCCTGAAAATTGACAACCCT GATGTCAAGAAGTGCCTTGAGGCTTTAGATGAAATTGGATCCCTTCAGGTCACAACTCAGCACctacagaaacacagtgaaCTCATCGCCACGCTCAAAAAG ATTCGCAGATTCAAGGCCAGTCAGGACATCATGGACAAGGCCACCATGTTGTATAACAAGTTTAAAAGCATGTTTCTGGTTGGAGAAGGTGACAGTGTCCTCAGCCAGGTACTCAACAAGTCTTTAGTCGAACAGAGGCAGCATGAAGAGGCTAAGAAAGGAGCCCTGAAGAGAGTTGAGCAAGCTAAGGAAAACAGCTCAG ATAAGATGGTGAATGGTGATATTAGCCCAGACATCTCAGATAAGAAGCAGGAGTTGGGGAGAGAGAACCTGTTAGATGACACCCCAGCTGGAGAGAATCACAG TGTCCCAAAAGCTCAGGAAGAGTCGACCTGA
- the psip1a gene encoding PC4 and SFRS1 interacting protein 1a isoform X2 translates to MARDWKPGDLIFAKMKGYPHWPARIDEVPDGAVKPSNIKFPIFFFGTHETAFLGPKDIFPYMPNKEKYAKPNKRKGFNEGLWEIENNPKVELTAPKPVHPESFSEKDSDSNPEGEEDVDDKGIRSKVPGIETEQENENEEEEEEEEEEEEEEEEEGSLISEQGLQDQDGAAQKESPDVLKPKRGRKKKSDTDQENEKDDAPASPVSPSGGDGPKRRGRKPKSEKMILLQQQDQQGSGGEMETAESERKRKRAPEDKSKNGEEETRKKREDSKGKDAEVKEPEAKRKKQTKDDSSSGSDDDEKNKGRKKQQSSENDKDVRRRKADELRELNKDDGKKNEERAGVKKKEMSTDLKLQRLHSEIKISLKIDNPDVKKCLEALDEIGSLQVTTQHLQKHSELIATLKKIRRFKASQDIMDKATMLYNKFKSMFLVGEGDSVLSQVLNKSLVEQRQHEEAKKGALKRVEQAKENSSDKMVNGDISPDISDKKQELGRENLLDDTPAGENHSVPKAQEEST, encoded by the exons ATGGCCAGAGACTGGAAGCCTGGTGATCTGATCTTTGCCAAGATGAAGGGATATCCTCACTGGCCCGCTCGG ATTGATGAAGTCCCGGACGGTGCTGTGAAGCCATCCAACATCAAGTTTCCCATCTTCTTCTTTGGCACCCATGAAAC AGCATTCCTTGGTCCCAAAGATATCTTTCCATATATGCCCAACAAAGAGAAGTATGCCAAGCCCAATAAGAGGAAAGGCTTCAACGAAGGATTGTGGGAGATTGAGAACAACCCAAAAGTTGAACTCACTGCACCCAAG CCAGTTCATCCAGAATCCTTCTCTGAAAAAGATTCAGACAGCAAcccagaaggagaggaagatgtGGATGACAAGGGGATAAGATCCAAA GTTCCGGGAATTGAGACTGAGCAGGAGAatgagaatgaggaggaggaggaggaggaggaggaggaggaggaggaggaggaggaggaagggtcACTGATCTCTGAGCAGGGTCTTCAGGACCAGGAT GGTGCTGCTCAGAAAGAGTCCCCAGATGTTCTTAAACccaagagaggaagaaagaaaaag AGCGATACTGACCAGGAGAATGAAAAAGATGATGCTCCGGCTAGCCCTGTCAGCCCCTCAG GTGGAGATGGTCCCAAACGAAGAGGCAGGAAGCCCAAAAGTGAGAAGAtgattctgctgcagcagcaagacCAGCAAGGCTCAGGCGGTGAAAT GGAAACTGCTgagtcagagaggaagagaaagagagcaccAGAGGACAAGTCTAAgaatggagaggaggagacgagaaagaagagggaggacagCAAAGGAAAGGATGCAGAGGTGAAGGAGCCTGAAGCCAAAAGGAAGAAGCAGACCAAAGATGACAGCTCCTCTGGCTCTGACGATGATGAG aaaaataaaggcagaaagaaacagcaaagctcagaaaatgacaaagatgTTCGGCGGCGGAAAGCAGATGAATTAAGAGA GCTGAACAAAGATGatgggaagaaaaatgaagagagagcAGGCGTTAAGAAGAAAG AAATGTCAACTGATTTGAAACTTCAGAGACTGCACAGTGAAATCAAGATTTCCCTGAAAATTGACAACCCT GATGTCAAGAAGTGCCTTGAGGCTTTAGATGAAATTGGATCCCTTCAGGTCACAACTCAGCACctacagaaacacagtgaaCTCATCGCCACGCTCAAAAAG ATTCGCAGATTCAAGGCCAGTCAGGACATCATGGACAAGGCCACCATGTTGTATAACAAGTTTAAAAGCATGTTTCTGGTTGGAGAAGGTGACAGTGTCCTCAGCCAGGTACTCAACAAGTCTTTAGTCGAACAGAGGCAGCATGAAGAGGCTAAGAAAGGAGCCCTGAAGAGAGTTGAGCAAGCTAAGGAAAACAGCTCAG ATAAGATGGTGAATGGTGATATTAGCCCAGACATCTCAGATAAGAAGCAGGAGTTGGGGAGAGAGAACCTGTTAGATGACACCCCAGCTGGAGAGAATCACAG TGTCCCAAAAGCTCAGGAAGAGTCGACCTGA
- the psip1a gene encoding PC4 and SFRS1 interacting protein 1a isoform X5 — MKQHSLVPKISFHICPTKRSMPSPIRGKASTKDCGRLRTTQKLNSLHPSFLSFKPVHPESFSEKDSDSNPEGEEDVDDKGIRSKGAAQKESPDVLKPKRGRKKKSDTDQENEKDDAPASPVSPSGGDGPKRRGRKPKSEKMILLQQQDQQGSGGEMETAESERKRKRAPEDKSKNGEEETRKKREDSKGKDAEVKEPEAKRKKQTKDDSSSGSDDDEKNKGRKKQQSSENDKDVRRRKADELRELNKDDGKKNEERAGVKKKEMSTDLKLQRLHSEIKISLKIDNPDVKKCLEALDEIGSLQVTTQHLQKHSELIATLKKIRRFKASQDIMDKATMLYNKFKSMFLVGEGDSVLSQVLNKSLVEQRQHEEAKKGALKRVEQAKENSSDKMVNGDISPDISDKKQELGRENLLDDTPAGENHSVPKAQEEST; from the exons ATGAAAC AGCATTCCTTGGTCCCAAAGATATCTTTCCATATATGCCCAACAAAGAGAAGTATGCCAAGCCCAATAAGAGGAAAGGCTTCAACGAAGGATTGTGGGAGATTGAGAACAACCCAAAAGTTGAACTCACTGCACCCAAG CTTCCTGTCTTTCAAg CCAGTTCATCCAGAATCCTTCTCTGAAAAAGATTCAGACAGCAAcccagaaggagaggaagatgtGGATGACAAGGGGATAAGATCCAAA GGTGCTGCTCAGAAAGAGTCCCCAGATGTTCTTAAACccaagagaggaagaaagaaaaag AGCGATACTGACCAGGAGAATGAAAAAGATGATGCTCCGGCTAGCCCTGTCAGCCCCTCAG GTGGAGATGGTCCCAAACGAAGAGGCAGGAAGCCCAAAAGTGAGAAGAtgattctgctgcagcagcaagacCAGCAAGGCTCAGGCGGTGAAAT GGAAACTGCTgagtcagagaggaagagaaagagagcaccAGAGGACAAGTCTAAgaatggagaggaggagacgagaaagaagagggaggacagCAAAGGAAAGGATGCAGAGGTGAAGGAGCCTGAAGCCAAAAGGAAGAAGCAGACCAAAGATGACAGCTCCTCTGGCTCTGACGATGATGAG aaaaataaaggcagaaagaaacagcaaagctcagaaaatgacaaagatgTTCGGCGGCGGAAAGCAGATGAATTAAGAGA GCTGAACAAAGATGatgggaagaaaaatgaagagagagcAGGCGTTAAGAAGAAAG AAATGTCAACTGATTTGAAACTTCAGAGACTGCACAGTGAAATCAAGATTTCCCTGAAAATTGACAACCCT GATGTCAAGAAGTGCCTTGAGGCTTTAGATGAAATTGGATCCCTTCAGGTCACAACTCAGCACctacagaaacacagtgaaCTCATCGCCACGCTCAAAAAG ATTCGCAGATTCAAGGCCAGTCAGGACATCATGGACAAGGCCACCATGTTGTATAACAAGTTTAAAAGCATGTTTCTGGTTGGAGAAGGTGACAGTGTCCTCAGCCAGGTACTCAACAAGTCTTTAGTCGAACAGAGGCAGCATGAAGAGGCTAAGAAAGGAGCCCTGAAGAGAGTTGAGCAAGCTAAGGAAAACAGCTCAG ATAAGATGGTGAATGGTGATATTAGCCCAGACATCTCAGATAAGAAGCAGGAGTTGGGGAGAGAGAACCTGTTAGATGACACCCCAGCTGGAGAGAATCACAG TGTCCCAAAAGCTCAGGAAGAGTCGACCTGA
- the snapc3 gene encoding snRNA-activating protein complex subunit 3: MAASSAKAASSSDNIPDYEYVDVNTKVFHIDSFRSEWLSRLKPEDFSHKQEDDDVFDARFAKEMGADAETMAKLKAICSLDSLCCHPEDQRSDAETVPPNSTLKTLIQRKKKQDLKRPQKVSKNRHDLYADELESLALSRKPNDAVDVVPEGEVILTINVYYPAVYDKFNHNRPHMTLLMLGSHNLTQLRDAICCVSDLQVCGEFSNTPDMAPDFISKDHFKSAFFFFEGVFYIDMRFPECQDISMTTIEWAKTHNFPTYSQAKMEDTRFVDLKVKVGFPYLYCHQGDCEHLVIITDVRLAHANDCLDKKLYPLLTHKHRVSTQKCAVCHVFIGRWLTTKDQFAPSDPCLFCNKCFQMLHYDTEGNKLGDFLAYPYVDPGAFN; encoded by the exons ATGGCGGCTTCGAGCGCTaaagcagccagcagcagcgaCAACATTCCAGATTATGAATATGTGGACGTGAACACTAAAGTGTTTCACATCGACTCGTTCAGGAGCGAGTGGCTGAGCAGACTGAAGCCGGAAGACTTCTCCCACAAGCAGGAGGACGACGACGTGTTCGACGCCAGATTTGCTAAAGAGATGGGGGCCGATGCGGAGACCATGGCCAAACTGAAGGCCATCTGCAG tCTCGATTCACTCTGTTGCCATCCTGAAGATCAGCGGTCTGATGCAGAAACTGTACCTCCAAATTCGACACTTAAAACACtaat acaaaggaagaagaaacaagatCTCAAACGTCCTCAGAAAGTCAGCAAGAATAGACATGACCTGTACGCTGATGAACTG GAGAGTTTAGCTTTAAGTAGGAAACCCAATGATGCGGTTGATGTGGTCCCAGAAGGTGAAGTTATTCTAACCATCAATGTCTACTACCCTGCTGTTTATGATAAA TTTAACCACAACAGACCCCACATGACTCTGCTGATGTTGGGCTCACACAATTTGACACAGCTCCGGGATGCCATCTGCTGTGTCAGCGACTTGCAAGTGTGTGGAGAGTTCAGCAACACACCAGACATGGCTCCAGACTTCATCAGCAAA GATCATTTCAAGTcggctttcttcttcttcgaaGGAGTTTTCTACATTGACATGCGATTCCCAGAATGTCAAGACATTAGCAT GACAACAATTGAATGggcaaagacacacaacttCCCAACGTACAGCCAGGCTAAGATGGAGGACACGCGCTTTGTTGATCTCAAAGTAAAAGTGGGCTTCCCGTACCTCTACTGTCATCAGGGAGACTGTGAACATCTTGTCATTATCACAGATGTCAG ACTTGCTCACGCCAATGACTGTCTAGACAAGAAGCTGTACCCACTTCTCACTCACAAGCACAGGGTTTCCACCCAGAAGTGTGCAGTTTGCCATGTCTTCATTGGAAG atggCTTACTACAAAGGACCAGTTTGCTCCAAGTGACCCATGTCTCTTCTGCAACAAATGTTTCCAGATGCTGCACTATGACACTGAAGGCAACAAGCTGGGAGATTTTCTAGCTTACCCCTATGTGGACCCTGGTGCCTTCAACTGA
- the LOC115046397 gene encoding tetratricopeptide repeat protein 39B-like, whose protein sequence is MDLETSLKECSTALDLFLNNRFSDALALLKPWKSQSMYHSMGYSSILVMQAGMTFEPKDVDAAMTSLRESLQTCQRFRRKTGIVETLTNLWYRQPAERLTEDEMHAELCYAEVLLQKAALTFLDESIIGFIKGGMRIRSSYQIFKDCQAMVTAAENTEQQKSTHIHFRGGVNMGIGSFNLILSLLPSRVLRLMEILGFSGDRELGLSQLREGAADKNLRSILSTLTLLMFHLYITVILGTGNGNLTESEALLESYTEKFPNGALILFYNARIALLKGNFRFAQEKFLACIAAQKEWRQIHHLCYWELMWAYSFEQNWMEAYRYADLLCKESKWSQAIYVFQKAAILSMLPEEEVAKLGENVVELFRQVDGLRLRIAGKSIPTEKFAASKAQRYSSSNPVKLVVPALEMMYVWNGFTVVGKRPELTQNILSTLEKAEEQLRDDPNPTEHHLDDQCVVLLLKGLCLRQLGCLAQAEHCFNNVISNENNLMYDNYLVPFTMYELGLLHKEKGDINTAITVIEEAKMNYKDYSMESRLHFRIHAALNSMGSFSAKLPPSRTPA, encoded by the exons ATGGATCTGGAGACTTCACTGAAGGAATGTTCCACTGCCTTGGACCTTTTTCTAAACAACAGATTTTCTGATGCACTGGCTCTTCTAAAACCCTG GAAAAGTCAGAGCATGTACCACTCAATGGGATACAGCAGTATCTTGGTGATGCAGGCAGGTATGACCTTTGAGCCAAAGGACGTGGATGCTGCCATGACATCACTAAGAGAATCGCTGCAGACATGCCAGAG ATTTCGAAGGAAAACTGGCATAGTGGAGACTCTGACTAACCTGTGGTACAGACAACCAGctgagagactgacagagg ACGAGATGCATGCAGAGCTGTGCTATGCTGAGGTTTTGTTGCAGAAGGCAGCTCTTACCTTCCTGGATGAGAGCATAATTGGCTTCATCAAAGGAGGGATGAGGATCCGAAGCAGCTATCAGATTTTCAA GGACTGCCAGGCCATGGTaactgctgcagaaaacacagaacaacagaaaagtacacacattcattttaggGGCGGTGTCAACATGGGCATTGGCTCGTTCAATCTG ATTCTGTCTCTGCTTCCATCAAGAGTTCTCAGACTGATGGAGATTTTGGGTTTCTCAGGGGACAGG GAGTTGGGTTTGTCACAGCTGAGAGAGGGAGCAGCTGACAAAAATCTGCGCTCTATCCTCAGCACCCTGACCCTGCTGATGTTTCATCTCTACATCACGGTCATACTTG GAACTGGTAATGGAAACCTCACTGAGTCTGAAGCGCTGCTTGAATCCTACACTGAAAAGTTCCCTAAT GGGGCCCTGATTCTCTTCTACAATGCAAGAATTGCTTTGCTGAAAGGAAACTTCAGATTT GCCCAGGAGAAGTTCCTGGCGTGTATTGCTGCACAGAAAGAATGGCGTCAGATTCACCACCTGTGCTACTGGGAGCTGATGTGGGCCTACTCCTTCGAACAAAACTGGATGGAGGCTTATCGATATGCTGACCTTCTCTGCAAGGAGAGCAAGTGGTCGCAG GCCATCTATGTATTCCAGAAAGCTGCCATCTTGAGCATGCTCCCAGAGGAAGAAGTGGCTAAACTGGGAGAAAATGTGGTAGAATTATTCAG gcAGGTGGATGGACTCAGATTAAGAATTGCTGGAAAATCAATTCCAACTGAAAAGTTTGCAGCAAGCAAGGCCCAGCGATACTCATCCTCAAACCCTGTTAAATTAGTCGTTCCTGCTCTG GAAATGATGTATGTGTGGAATGGCTTCACAGTGGTTGGCAAAAgacctgaactgactcaaaataTCTTGTCCACCCTGGAAAAAGCGGAGGAGCAGCTCAGAGATGATCCAA ACCCAACAGAGCATCACCTGGATGATCAGTGTGTTGTCCTGCTGTTGAAGGGTTTGTGTCTAAGACAGTTGGGCTGTCTGGCCCAAGCTGAGCACTGCTTCAACAATGTCATTTCCAA TGAAAACAATCTCATGTATGACAACTATTTGGTGCCATTTACCATGTATGAGCTGGGCCTGTTGCACAAGGAGAAAGGTGACATCAACACAGCTATCACAGTGATTGAAGAAGCCAA GATGAACTACAAAGACTACAGCATGGAGTCAAGGCTACACTTCCGCATCCATGCAGCCTTGAACAGCATGGGATCCTTTTCAGCCAAACTGCCACCTTCGCGTACACCAGCCTAA